Proteins encoded together in one Nostoc sp. PCC 7524 window:
- a CDS encoding baeRF7 domain-containing protein — protein MTLLSIDELKTLVANSQLPCVSLYMPMQKAGPEVRQNPIRFKNLMREAEERLDGMGMRHTEAVNLLQAARELDQNDFWEHQEQGLAIFISPQVFRYYCLPTELPELVVVGNQFHLKPLLHLLNSDRKFYLLALSQNNVRFFEGNHYGIQEVEVENMPQNLDEVLLIQDSSEKGVQHRIASPRGGTANSFQQPGQFHGQGSPEQDRHQVGILQFCYAIDKALHEKLRDEQAPLIVAGVEYLHPLYREANTYPHLLAEGITGNQEIIQPEDLHHQAWPIVSPLLHEHQQEAIALYQQLSAEDTAKASSDIKEIVPAAYYQKVDTLLVPWRQQVWGKFDPDTMNVDLHSEPEPDDEDMLDVAAVYTFLNGGQVYTVTPEQMPNGQAIAAIFRY, from the coding sequence ATGACACTACTATCTATTGATGAATTAAAAACTTTAGTCGCTAACTCTCAGTTGCCTTGTGTTTCTTTGTATATGCCTATGCAAAAAGCAGGGCCAGAAGTTCGACAAAATCCCATTCGCTTTAAAAATTTAATGCGTGAGGCTGAAGAACGTTTAGATGGGATGGGTATGCGTCATACTGAGGCTGTAAATTTGCTTCAAGCAGCGAGGGAACTTGATCAAAACGATTTCTGGGAACACCAAGAGCAGGGATTGGCAATCTTTATTTCTCCCCAGGTATTCCGTTATTACTGTCTGCCAACTGAGTTGCCAGAATTGGTAGTTGTGGGCAATCAGTTTCATCTTAAGCCATTGCTGCATTTACTCAATAGCGATCGCAAATTTTACCTCCTGGCTCTAAGCCAAAACAATGTCCGCTTCTTTGAGGGCAACCACTATGGTATTCAAGAAGTGGAAGTAGAAAATATGCCGCAGAATTTAGACGAAGTTCTGCTGATACAGGATAGCTCAGAAAAAGGTGTACAGCACCGAATTGCCTCACCGAGAGGGGGAACTGCTAATTCTTTTCAGCAACCAGGCCAGTTTCATGGCCAGGGAAGTCCCGAACAGGATAGACATCAAGTCGGCATTTTACAATTTTGCTATGCCATAGATAAGGCACTACATGAAAAACTGCGGGATGAACAAGCACCTCTAATTGTGGCTGGAGTTGAGTATCTCCATCCGCTTTATCGGGAGGCGAATACATATCCTCATTTACTAGCAGAAGGTATTACTGGCAATCAGGAAATTATCCAGCCGGAAGACTTACATCATCAGGCTTGGCCAATTGTGTCTCCTCTGTTGCATGAACATCAGCAGGAGGCGATCGCACTTTATCAACAACTATCCGCAGAGGATACCGCTAAAGCCTCTAGTGATATCAAAGAAATTGTCCCAGCCGCTTACTACCAAAAGGTTGACACTTTGTTGGTACCTTGGCGGCAGCAAGTTTGGGGTAAGTTTGACCCCGATACGATGAATGTGGATTTACACTCAGAACCAGAGCCAGATGATGAAGATATGTTAGATGTGGCAGCTGTTTATACCTTTTTAAACGGTGGTCAGGTTTATACTGTTACTCCCGAACAAATGCCCAATGGTCAAGCAATAGCAGCCATTTTCCGATATTGA
- a CDS encoding MgtC/SapB family protein translates to MLKFYHLEINNFWHLISRLGLAVLIGAIIGIEREFRQKPAGLRTHMLVSLGSALFIIIPLQITTFQDNPDALSRVIQGIATGVGFLGAGEIVRESSRRSPTVESNSSPRLEVHGLTSAAAIWVSAGLGITAGCGLWQLGLVGAVLTFAILNLFKRLER, encoded by the coding sequence TTGTTAAAGTTTTATCACCTGGAAATCAATAATTTTTGGCATCTCATCTCTAGACTTGGCTTGGCTGTGCTAATTGGCGCAATTATTGGTATAGAACGTGAATTTCGCCAAAAACCAGCAGGTTTAAGAACCCATATGTTAGTAAGTTTGGGTTCAGCTTTGTTCATTATTATCCCTCTACAAATAACTACATTTCAAGATAATCCTGATGCTCTGAGTCGGGTAATTCAAGGTATTGCTACTGGTGTAGGATTTCTGGGTGCAGGAGAAATAGTCCGTGAGTCTTCGAGGCGATCGCCTACTGTCGAGTCTAATTCATCGCCGCGCCTGGAAGTTCATGGACTCACATCCGCAGCCGCTATTTGGGTGTCAGCTGGGTTGGGAATTACAGCTGGGTGTGGTTTGTGGCAATTGGGGTTAGTTGGTGCTGTGCTGACTTTTGCGATTCTCAACTTATTTAAACGCTTAGAAAGATAA
- a CDS encoding DMT family transporter — MFNNSLSFILTNSQGELAALLAAALWAIASTVYGIVGQRIPPLKLNFIKGIVAIAFLVLTILFTRESLPISAPMPILLLCLSGVIGISWGDTAFLRAINYLGARRVLLIGTLSPALTAIAANIVLQEQLNIRAWCGILLTILGVAWVITERVPNTSNDSPKHLWVGVGFGLLAAITNAIATVISRAAFTTGSVTPLWAALLRLSAAELILLAWILFPKRQPAEFLYPYWQSRRVVFVTCFAAFCGTYLGIWLQQTAIKLTAAGIASTLLQTSPLFVIPIAVAMGEKVTWRAIAGVIMAIIGIGLLFYLK, encoded by the coding sequence ATTTTTAATAATTCTTTAAGTTTTATACTTACTAATAGTCAGGGTGAACTAGCGGCTTTATTGGCTGCTGCTTTGTGGGCGATCGCTTCAACGGTGTACGGGATTGTCGGGCAACGTATCCCGCCTTTAAAGTTGAATTTCATTAAAGGGATAGTAGCGATCGCCTTTCTAGTTCTGACTATCCTATTCACCAGAGAATCCTTACCTATTTCTGCCCCCATGCCGATTTTGCTGTTGTGTTTGAGTGGGGTTATTGGTATTAGTTGGGGTGATACAGCTTTTTTGCGGGCGATCAATTACTTAGGGGCGCGGCGGGTTTTACTGATCGGCACGCTTTCCCCCGCCTTAACAGCGATCGCTGCTAATATCGTCCTGCAAGAACAACTGAACATTAGGGCGTGGTGTGGGATTTTGCTGACAATTTTAGGAGTCGCTTGGGTAATCACAGAACGGGTTCCCAATACCAGCAATGATTCCCCGAAACACCTATGGGTAGGAGTAGGCTTTGGTTTATTAGCAGCAATTACCAATGCGATCGCTACAGTTATCTCTCGCGCCGCCTTTACTACAGGTAGTGTTACCCCTTTGTGGGCTGCCTTATTGCGCCTCAGTGCAGCCGAGTTAATTCTTTTAGCCTGGATTTTGTTTCCCAAACGCCAACCAGCAGAATTTTTATATCCCTACTGGCAATCTAGGCGTGTCGTTTTTGTTACCTGCTTTGCAGCTTTTTGTGGTACATACTTGGGAATCTGGCTACAACAGACAGCCATCAAATTGACTGCGGCTGGAATTGCTTCTACGCTGTTACAGACTAGCCCCTTATTTGTTATTCCCATTGCTGTTGCTATGGGGGAAAAAGTCACTTGGCGAGCGATCGCAGGTGTGATCATGGCAATCATCGGGATTGGCTTATTGTTTTACCTCAAATAG
- a CDS encoding putative PEP-binding protein, with translation MDRLYWLDQIKLQDRTKVGDKAFYLSKIRQRGYPVVPGFVVPEEVLRLFLATINSSDLLVAHLPDSSLHLDVGNWRQLQQVAFRLRQEIMNAPVPPHWVSTIFTAAQEWQGSHLILRPTLAIPKLRNTSGLLESVFCNCNEEAIAIALKEVWSQLFRAKSLFYWRRMGINLQQVNLAILVQPVENAIASGLLKVNTSGWKIEATWGLGIAIAQGEVLPDTYHVQQHTGVVLERHLGNKMLAYRLNHGTPQDSHQPILPSILTIDHNCLSAYLLEETQQKQYALPEASLQQMITLGHQLVSELGRHFTIEWTIAEHNSVPHLYITQVNTPQLAIPSLQFIKGVGAAGGRVTANAHVVVNTQSKPEQLPKGIILVVPQITPDWLPLLQQVAGVVTTQGGLTSHAAILARELGIPAVVSATDATLLIQNGERLLLDGDRGEVYRMRADEANQEETPHIHVPQLTRTPETVVAPQFPMIATQLLVNLSQPSLIEQVQKLPVDGVGLLRSELMLIPLLKGQHPHLWLLEGKQTELLEKLTEQIIQFARGFAPRPVFYRSLDWRSHELSTHPSPPSAKSILGDRGTFSYIQNAEVFDLELTALANVQKAGYSNIHLLLPFVRSVPEFTFCRQKVEQMGLTQIPQFQLWIMAEVPSVLFLLPEYVKAGVAGISIGTNDLTQLLLGVDREHPQLTRVLNERHPAVMGAIAQFIQMAKTAGIPCSICGQAPAIYPEIIDQLVQWGITAISVEPEALERTYQAIARAEQRLLLAAAQRQLSN, from the coding sequence GTGGATAGACTCTACTGGCTTGACCAAATTAAACTGCAAGACCGCACCAAAGTAGGTGACAAAGCGTTTTACTTAAGCAAAATCAGGCAGCGTGGCTACCCGGTTGTTCCTGGTTTTGTGGTTCCAGAGGAAGTTTTGCGACTATTTTTAGCAACTATCAACAGTTCAGACTTGTTAGTCGCTCATTTACCTGATTCTTCCTTGCACTTGGATGTAGGAAACTGGCGACAACTCCAGCAGGTGGCTTTTCGTTTGCGTCAGGAAATTATGAATGCACCCGTACCACCCCATTGGGTGAGTACAATTTTTACTGCTGCTCAAGAATGGCAAGGAAGTCATTTAATTTTGCGTCCAACTCTAGCAATACCGAAACTCAGGAATACCTCTGGATTGCTGGAGTCTGTTTTCTGCAACTGTAACGAAGAAGCGATCGCAATAGCTTTAAAAGAAGTCTGGAGTCAACTGTTTCGTGCCAAAAGCTTGTTTTATTGGCGGCGGATGGGAATTAATCTGCAACAAGTGAATTTAGCCATCTTAGTGCAGCCTGTGGAGAATGCGATCGCTAGTGGCTTACTCAAGGTGAACACTTCCGGCTGGAAAATTGAAGCAACTTGGGGATTGGGAATAGCGATCGCTCAAGGCGAGGTACTACCGGATACATATCATGTGCAGCAGCACACAGGTGTAGTTCTAGAAAGACACTTGGGTAATAAAATGCTGGCTTATCGCTTGAATCATGGTACACCTCAAGATTCTCACCAACCCATACTCCCATCAATACTAACCATTGATCACAATTGCCTCAGTGCGTACTTACTTGAGGAAACCCAGCAAAAACAATACGCTTTACCAGAAGCATCTCTACAACAAATGATTACTCTGGGGCATCAACTTGTCAGTGAACTAGGTAGACACTTTACCATTGAGTGGACAATTGCAGAACACAATTCAGTTCCCCATCTCTACATCACCCAAGTCAACACTCCCCAATTAGCAATTCCCAGCTTACAGTTCATTAAAGGAGTAGGAGCAGCCGGAGGTAGAGTCACCGCCAACGCTCATGTAGTAGTCAATACGCAATCAAAACCAGAACAATTACCCAAAGGAATAATTTTAGTAGTACCACAGATTACACCTGATTGGTTGCCGCTACTGCAACAAGTTGCGGGTGTAGTCACAACACAGGGAGGATTAACTAGCCATGCGGCGATTTTGGCTAGAGAATTAGGCATTCCAGCCGTGGTAAGTGCCACAGATGCCACACTGCTGATTCAAAATGGTGAACGACTCCTTCTAGATGGCGATCGCGGTGAAGTTTATCGGATGAGGGCAGATGAAGCGAATCAAGAAGAAACTCCACACATCCATGTACCTCAGCTCACCCGAACACCTGAAACTGTTGTTGCTCCTCAATTCCCCATGATTGCTACCCAACTATTAGTAAATCTGAGCCAACCCAGTTTAATCGAGCAAGTACAAAAATTACCTGTGGATGGGGTGGGATTATTGCGATCAGAACTCATGCTCATCCCGCTATTGAAAGGACAACATCCTCATCTTTGGCTCTTAGAAGGAAAACAAACAGAATTATTAGAAAAATTAACTGAGCAGATTATACAGTTTGCTCGCGGTTTTGCCCCCAGACCAGTGTTTTATCGCTCCTTAGATTGGCGATCGCATGAATTATCTACTCATCCCTCACCGCCATCAGCAAAATCAATTTTGGGCGATCGCGGCACCTTCAGCTACATCCAAAATGCAGAGGTTTTTGATTTAGAATTGACAGCCCTAGCCAATGTCCAAAAGGCTGGCTATAGCAATATTCACCTGTTGTTACCCTTTGTTCGCAGTGTTCCAGAATTTACCTTTTGTCGGCAAAAAGTAGAACAAATGGGACTCACCCAAATACCGCAGTTTCAACTGTGGATCATGGCAGAAGTTCCCAGCGTCCTGTTTTTACTGCCAGAATACGTAAAAGCAGGTGTAGCAGGCATTTCCATAGGTACAAATGACCTCACACAACTACTTTTGGGAGTAGATCGCGAACACCCACAATTAACCAGGGTACTGAATGAACGGCATCCAGCCGTCATGGGTGCGATCGCCCAATTCATCCAGATGGCTAAAACTGCCGGTATCCCTTGTTCCATCTGTGGACAAGCACCAGCTATCTATCCAGAAATTATTGATCAACTGGTGCAATGGGGTATTACTGCTATTTCCGTAGAACCCGAAGCCCTAGAGCGAACATATCAAGCGATCGCTCGTGCTGAACAGCGTTTGCTTTTGGCAGCAGCACAGCGTCAACTGAGTAATTAG